In Desulfurococcaceae archaeon MEX13E-LK6-19, the genomic window TCACGAGAAAGTCGAGATTGTCAAGAGGTTTAAAGAGAAAGGATATGTTGTAGCCATGGTTGGTGACGGCATAAACGATGCACCAGCTTTAATGGAAGCTGACGTAGGGATAGCTATTGGTGCTGGAACCGATATAGCTATTGAATCAGCTGATATAGTGTTGTCAAGAAGTGATCCAAGAGATGTTGTTAAGGCTATAGTCTTGTCGAAGAAAACGTATAGAAAGATAAAAGAGAACCTGTTATGGGCAACAGGATACAATGCTTTTGCTATACCCGCTGCAGCAGGGGTGTTCTACGGTTTCGGATTCCTTCTACCACCAGCACTTGGTGCTCTCTTAATGTCTCTAAGTACAGTAATCGTTGCAATTAATGCAAGCCTACTAAAATAACATCAAAGATATCCTAGGCAGGTTTTATAGAGCTTAATATTCTAAGTCTTTCAACTGCTTCAGGTATTTGCTTGAGAACATAGTCGATATCGTCTATGCTATGATATCTTGATATCTTAAACAATATGCTTCCATGGGCTTCCTCGTGTTTCCTCCCTATTGCAAGAAGGACATGACTTGGCTCTAGTACCCTACTTGTACATGCACTCCCGCTGGATACATAGATTCCTCTCAAACTTAGTTCAACAGTTAGTGCTTCTCCTTCAACATATAGGAAGCTTATATTGACGTTATCTGGTGCTCTTTTATCGCCTCTAGGGCCATTGAGTAGTACATTAGGTACACCATCCATTATTCCGTTGAGAAGTTTATCTCTTAGCTCTCTAACATACCTTATTTTCTCCTCGAAATCAGTGAAAGCCAGTTGGGCGGCTTTGCGGAAACCAACGATAGCTGGAACGTTTTCTACGCCAGGCCAATAGGATTGTGTACTAAGAGCACCATGTATTATCCTGTCTAGCTTTACTCCTTCGCGTACGTATAGAGCGGCTGCACCTTTTGGTCCCAAGATCTTATGGCTACTTATAGAAAGCAAGTCTACATCAAGTTTTTTCACGTCTATAGGTATCCTAGCGTATGCATCAACGGCATCTGTATGTATAATTGCGTCCGGGTTATGGTCTCTAATTATCTCTATAGCTTCTTTCAATGGTTGAATAGTACCTATCTCGTGGTTTACTGTTTGTATACTTACTAGTACTGTTTCTTTATCGACAAGACTATCGAGAATATCGAGATCAATAAACCCTTCTTCATCGACTGGAATTTGAAGAACATTGAACCCCTGCTTCCCGAGTTCATTGACTGGTATGAGTACGCTATAATGCTCTATTGCTGATATAATAATCTTCTTGCCCTTATTCTTGTTGGCTAGTATAGAGCCTAGTATTGCTAGGTTATTTGCTTCAGTGCCACTATGGACAAAGACTATCTCGTTGGGTGAAGCGTTTAGTGTTTTAGCAATATACTCTTGTGCCTCAAGAACAGCTTCCAGGGCCTCCCAACCAGGCTTATTAGTTATTGATGGATGTCCATATCCGTACTTATTGAAGTAGGGTAGCATTTCCTCAACAACTTCCTTTGGTACAAACCCGCTGTTTTCGAGGTCAAAATAAACTTCTCTAGGAGGTTTTCCATGGGCTTTCAATAGATTACGTACTTTCTCAAGCTCGTTTGACAAACTATTGCACCTATATCGCCTTCCTATGTAGAGGATACATATATAACAGTGATATAAATATTGTTATTCTTGGAAACCACATGTAGCACTATATTAGAGTCTTGGTGTACAAGATGCTTAACCCATATGCTATTAGAAGAGATTTTCCAGTACTCAGCAGAAAGATTGACGGCAAGACTCTCATTTATTTCGACAATGCTGCTACTTCTCAGAAACCTATCCAAGTTATTAACGCTATTACTGAATTCTACAAGAAATACAATGCTAATATTCATCGTGGACTCCATACGTTAAGCCAGGAAGCTAGTGAAATGTATGAAGAAGCACATGATGTTATTGCTAAGTTCATAAATGCACGGGGGCGTCATGAGATCATATTCGTAAAGAATACCACTGAGGCATTGAATCTTGTAGCCTATGCATGGGGTCTAAAGAACTTGAAGGAAGGAGATGAGATAATAGTTACCATAATGGAGCATCATAGTAATTTCATTCCCTGGTTTAA contains:
- a CDS encoding cysteine desulfurase — protein: MSNELEKVRNLLKAHGKPPREVYFDLENSGFVPKEVVEEMLPYFNKYGYGHPSITNKPGWEALEAVLEAQEYIAKTLNASPNEIVFVHSGTEANNLAILGSILANKNKGKKIIISAIEHYSVLIPVNELGKQGFNVLQIPVDEEGFIDLDILDSLVDKETVLVSIQTVNHEIGTIQPLKEAIEIIRDHNPDAIIHTDAVDAYARIPIDVKKLDVDLLSISSHKILGPKGAAALYVREGVKLDRIIHGALSTQSYWPGVENVPAIVGFRKAAQLAFTDFEEKIRYVRELRDKLLNGIMDGVPNVLLNGPRGDKRAPDNVNISFLYVEGEALTVELSLRGIYVSSGSACTSRVLEPSHVLLAIGRKHEEAHGSILFKISRYHSIDDIDYVLKQIPEAVERLRILSSIKPA